AAGCGGAATTCCGTATAAATGCTTTTCGGACGGCTTGCCTTCTTCTTTGATTTCGACAACCCCATCCGGGTAATCCTCCGGTTTAATCGTTTCATCCAAGGACACGAATCCTGCTTGATTACTGAGAGATTTAAACTGGTCGTCCCCAAGAATGAAGATGCCATTGCCGCCGGCAGCCAATTCTACAATCATTTTCTCCAAAGAGAAAATAGGGGAACTAACAACCTTGACCGTAGGGGTCTCGCCCACCTTGGATTTCAGCGAAACTTCCAATTTCTCCGCTGCTTCACTCGGGAACCCGCTTGATCCCATAATAAAAATAGAAACATCTGGCTTAGGTCCACCACATCCTGCCAGCAGTACCATAAGTCCAACCATCATAACCAATAGCCATTTCGCTTTCATGTTGTGAACGTACCTCCGTATGTGATCTATATCCTTCTGTAGTCGCGAGAAAAGTCGGTTTTCACCGACTTTTCTTCCCGTTGTTCATATATTCATTTATTCTTTGGTCTAGGATTGTACTCAATTCGACGACAGATTCAGAGGTCATTTCTTCCCCATCGAGAACCAACTGTTCCAGCTTACGTCGTAAAGAATGAATCTCTTCTTCGAGTAAGATGAGGGAATTCCGCTTCTTCGCACGCTTAGTCAACCAACGCTTTCCGAAATCTTGTTCACGAATTTGAATATGTTTCTGATAGGTTGATAGTTGGTATTCCATAAAAGCCATGCTCATCCCTCCCTACTACAAGAATACCAGTTTTCTGACATAATGAACATATCTATTACTTAACAATTTACAATTTTCTCAAAAATTTTCCAATGCGTTCTAACGCTTCATTAAGTTGAGAAACACTGTATGCATAAGAGCAGCGCAAGAAGCCTTCGCCTCCTAAGCCAAACACATCTCCAGGTACCGCTGCGACCTTTGCTTCAAACAACAATTTTTGCGCAAATTCATCCGAGGTCAGCCCTGTTGCGACAATACTTGGGAAGGCATAGAACGCGCCTTGCGGTTCATGGCACTCTAAGCCAATCTCGCGAAACCCTTTGACAATCAACCGTCTGCGCTGGTTATAGGACTCTATCATACGATCTTTCTCTTCCAAACCATTGGTCAGCGCCTCATGTGCTGCAACCTGGCCCATGACTGGTGCGCACATCACCGTATATTGGTGAATTTTGGTCATAGCCGATATTAGTTCTGAATGGCCGCAAGCGTACCCCATCCGCCAACCTGTCATTGCGAATGCTTTGGAAAAGCCGCTAACCAGAATGGTCCGATCTTTCATTCCCGGTACAGCTGCGAAACTTACGTGCTTCTGTCCATATGTTAATTCGGCATAAATTTCATCCGAAATCACGATCAAATCATTTTCTTCCACCACTTTAGCAATCGGGAGCCAATCTTCATAAGTCATGATACCGCCAGTAGGATTGCTTGGGTAACAAAGAATTAAAATTTTGGAACGTGGCGTAATAACATCGCGCAAAGCTTTCTCCGTAAGCTTGAATTGATC
Above is a genomic segment from Paenibacillus sp. HWE-109 containing:
- a CDS encoding aspartyl-phosphate phosphatase Spo0E family protein, whose product is MAFMEYQLSTYQKHIQIREQDFGKRWLTKRAKKRNSLILLEEEIHSLRRKLEQLVLDGEEMTSESVVELSTILDQRINEYMNNGKKSR
- a CDS encoding aminotransferase class I/II-fold pyridoxal phosphate-dependent enzyme; translation: MIKDETTIQPNKVKSMQDYLAPAVREIKPSGIRKFFDLVSNSKDDIISLGVGEPDFSTPWHVREAAVYSLERGRTKYTPNSGIPELREAIADYLHTSFKVKYEPSNEVLVTVGGSEAIDLALRALVTPGDEILIPEPCYISYSPITSISGGVPVGIETFAKDQFKLTEKALRDVITPRSKILILCYPSNPTGGIMTYEDWLPIAKVVEENDLIVISDEIYAELTYGQKHVSFAAVPGMKDRTILVSGFSKAFAMTGWRMGYACGHSELISAMTKIHQYTVMCAPVMGQVAAHEALTNGLEEKDRMIESYNQRRRLIVKGFREIGLECHEPQGAFYAFPSIVATGLTSDEFAQKLLFEAKVAAVPGDVFGLGGEGFLRCSYAYSVSQLNEALERIGKFLRKL